Below is a genomic region from Eupeodes corollae chromosome 1, idEupCoro1.1, whole genome shotgun sequence.
CCAATGTACTAGGTACATTGATCCAATGTACTAGGTACATTGATATTATGTACTCGATACATTGATCCAGTGTACTAGGTACATTAAACCAATGTACTAGGTACATTTATCCAATGTACTAGGTACATTTATCCAATGTACTAGGTACATTTATCCAATGTCCTAGGTACATTTATTCAATGTACTAGGTACATTTATCCAATGTACTATTTACATTTATCCAATGTCCTAGGTACATTTATCCAATATACTAGGTACATTTATCCAATGTACTGATACATTTATAAAGTGTATCTTTGCAttgagacaatttaaaaaagtgaattgGAACCATGTACCTATTACATTGATTTTAATGTAAGCACAAGGTTCAATGTACTTAATACATTGGCACAGTGTCAATTGTACATTGCCACAATCTATCTTTGCATTGagacgatttaaaaaaagtgcattGGAACAATTTACCTATTACATTCATTTTAATGTTAATACATTGATTCAATGTATGATCTTTTGAAATCGTTACATTAACTACTGAAAAACTACATTGAAACTCAAATTGCGtcgatttcttcaatttttagtaTGGGAGTCGATCAACGTACCTTATAACATTGAAACCGAATAATTTTGGTACATTGTTCCAATGTATAGTATATTGGCTGAATGTTTTTTACATTGTCCCAATGTAAAACAGCTCAATGTAAGGCATACATCGATATTATGCACCATTTTTTTTAGTGTACAACTCGATGACAACTCCCTATCGTGTGACAGAGAAAATATTACTGCCTTTTCTAACAAATTTGAAAGCAATTTTACTCCTAACCTTCCCGTTCACCTGCCCGACTTCCAGGCTAAACTTCAATAGTGAGGTTTCGAGACTTACTTTTCAGTCGCCTGAACCCCTCACAACATTCTCTGAGGATAACTCGTCTGTCTTCACGACTATCGACTGTGGAAGCGCCAAGAAATCGTCTGGACCTGATAAAACTTCcaattttgtcataaaaagaTGTCCATCTTTTTTTCCTCACAATAATTCTTAATAACTGTATAAACAACAGTTATTTCCCCGACAAAtggaaaatagtaaaaatattcccaatccccaaaaagCCAGGaccaaatattttgaatgacTTGCGCCCTTTATCCTTGCTTCCTAATCTTAGCAAACTTCTTGAACTGCTGATCCTCAGAAAACTTCGCTCACTAAGCCAGTCACTGGGTCTTGCGCAGCATAACCAGTTCGGCTTCAAAGCCAAACATTCCACGTACAACCCGTTGCTAAATCCTCTCGCTGACACACCTTTTGGTCTTAACAAAGACCAAACGACTATAGCCTGCTTGCTTGATATTAACATTCGATTCCGTTTAGAAAGAAGGTCTGGTCTGgagcttaaatatttttaatttctaattaaaTACTCAGAATTAATATATACATACGTAAACTagctaacgttttttttcatatcaCATTATTTTAAACCATTAAAGGGGAACGGTAGAAGAACATCAGACACGGGCACCACCAAGCGTTAAAGCTGGTATTTAAATGcacttattttgaatttgaaggaCTTTGAAAACAACTGATCAACTTTTTCGTAAAGttaatgtaaaacaaaactcattttaataaattgcgtATATGGTTGTATTATAAATATTcactataattttaatttaatttgtacttGTAAATTCACTGTATAATAATGCCaagcaaattgaaattaaatcatATCTTAAATCATATCATGTGCGGGCTCATGGGCTTTGAAGTttctaagatttaaaaaaaatacaagatttaatttaaagaacaaatagTTTTTTCTGTGTTAGTGATCGGTTCATCGCGACAAAAGAAGCTTTGTTATCCGATGCATCAATACTTTTGGCAGTTCCTGCATCAGGAGTAGAGTAGCCGATATAGATTGACcctgtttttttaagaacagaTATATCTTCTTCAATTACTGTCTACCTGTAATTTTTTGCTCTAAGGACTAAGCTGCAAAAATCTTTGAGAAAATGTCCGTTTTTAGATCATAACTTTTGAAGTGTAAGTGCTACAGAATCAATCAATTGAGACAAAaggtcaaaaattaaatgttgggCTTTATGACACTGGGCCTTAGGCCCTTGCTTAGTatgcacagttttttttttttaaaagactttgaatttatcattttatatctatctatttttattttataagtttatatAATGTAGGTTTGCTTTATACAAGTAAATGAATGGGTGAGTGTTAACACCtacattcatttaaattaaagttaagtgGATTTGTAAACATAccttataaatatgtaaataacaCCGTTAAATTCATTCTCGAAATAGATATacggtatttaaaaattatcttatctATAACATCCACATGAAAAGAACACTCCTGAACAGCTGACTACTTATATGATAATGATGGCTACCTATACTCTAGGCTATGAATCTTGTTTACATTAGCTACCCTTAAATCCTTGTAATGACAAAAAGTTAGTTATACAACctctttttaaacaacaaaaatatgcgACGCTCttagaaaatacatatagtATATAATCTACACCCACCCTTTTAACTTATGGTCGGTGTAATATAAATGAATGCCTGTGAGAAAAGCAAGTTAAGATTAACCAGGAACAATTTGCAAAGTAATAAAAGGCTTGTCATTTATTTTAACAGTTAGTAAAGGTTTCGATTGTGTTACCTACTTACATACCTGCTTTCGAAgccaaaattatcaaatttaaaaaaaaacaatgaaaagtcAAGTTGTTATATTAAGTTTAATATGCCTGCGTCTCGGTAATGTGGGGACATATccgatagaaaataaatttgctactgaattaaaaaatgatttgaaaaataaaattattgaattcgaTCTGCTTGAAAAACTtcttagttttgaaaaagaattaaaaaacggtaagtgttataaatatttttgtataatttaaatatctttatatatatttttgtttaatttgtatcttttcagTTTATGCTTTGGAAGACGAATATGATATATCAGGAGAAAATTCGCCCTGCATAAATTTGGGTAATGATGGATGCTTGAATGGTTATATTATTGGTTCAGGaggaaataaaggatttttggGTGGTGCTGGTAGTCCTGGAAAATGATcatcttcaaaaatatgttaCAAAGTtactaaataaaaacttacagcGTTTTCAAatgttagtttttgattttaaaactaatgGGAAATACTTTTGGttaattttcaattcgtttgtcaatacccgtgttttatAGTTTCTGATaattttctgtttaattttgctaaaaacaagctaccaataaaaaaattataattttgtctgcagtatttgaattaaataaataaataataaattgggtggtgcaacagtccgtttgggaactagggcctagtgactgaaaactctcaaccattcctgtgtgctagtactgttgtcagggatggaaggacctacagttttaagctgaatccgaaccgccaatttgaggaagcacttttcatgacaagaattactcttggagaatttgtcaattcctcacaagagacagtacccgttcaaaactttaggtgacataggcagggatcaaacccaagacctcttgcatgacagtccaacgcactaaccatcaggcCACTGGCACTACAGTATTTGAATTGTTCAGGTTGATAGTCTCAAAAAagcaaatagtttttaagtttcaatAATTCAGCTCACTCTCacttgtttttaagaaatttaattaatgcTCACTTTCTGCTTTGCTTCTCTAACAATGGGACGTCTTATTATAGCCCCTCAAAATAGCCCCTTGTAAAAACTGTCTTTAATGTTCGCGGCAATTGTTGTATTTATTATCTGTTAAAGAGAGTGAAGAAGACCTCACCAGCAACAAGTGAAGTTTTTTTCCACTACGAGTGCAGTAAATTCCCAGGTTAATTATATAAGAGCCCGTGAAATTCACTGTGAAAGAATTACTAATAGACAACaataatcaataataatataatagttTTTCTATAATgtgtttatatgtatatttaaattccataatatttaaaacttttgtattaTCATTCAACATagtaaaaaaagagaaaaaaaaaactacaaatctCAATTCCCTCAGAGTCGGCATTTGGTTTAttaaggttttcaaaaaatgaaacaaaaggaCTCGTTTTTTTCTTACCTTTTCACTTCAAGAATTCTCAAAGAAAACAACATCGCGGCTCATAACAACTTTAAACTTACAACAAGATAAGGATTCTATTCAGTGCCTAACCCAAGAAATATACCTTAAGCACACTTGTCAACGAGATTTACAACCAAATATACGCAACATTTTTAGATATGGTTTGACTTTTGAGCACGATTCTTCAGGTGTTCACCTCTGCATGAAATTCGTTTCAAAATATGTGCTGCGGTTGTTGCTGCTTCTGGCCGAAAACGTTTTTCGAGATTAGCATCAAACAAGTTGCATCTTACTCGTTCAATAATAATCCGATTGACCCTTTCGGCCACTCAGTTCTGTTGGGTGGAAGGGCTGATTTTTGAATGCTGAATGCCACATCCTgatagatatttttgaaactttgaatgttaaaaattaatttaaaaggttCTCTTGTTTGCTTCATTTTGATCCATATTACACAATTTTCATCCATCTTCAAACCGATAGACTTATTAGTGACGGCATTcttaaatttcatcaaattgtCTTCGCAAATGTGTGTATTCGACCATTTTTAACTAATTGGTTCACAGAAATTTGAAACATATTGTTTATTGTATACTGTAGCAGTTGTTTTCTTCTTACCATCTACAAGAATCAAATTAAATACCTTCTACTGCCAGCTTCTCATTATTAGCAAGAATAAATTCTTATAAGGGTGGTGTGTATAAATGTgccgtttgctgtgtggcacgtagtgccgtcttgctggaaccacatgtagTCTAGCTCCATATGGTTCCATTTAGGCCATAATAAATTAGTTATCAtggatattattttaattaagccTCCGGcacaaaatccacaccaaaaggTAACTTTTTggggatgcattatcacctggcgAATCTCGCGTCGGTTGGTGTCCTCCCGTATAcagcaattttgtttgtctatggtcatgaactttaagctcctgggtcagttagaTCTTGTACTGTAGACAGCCTCGGGTTCTGTTGTATACTTTCACGGACCGCAGCGATGGTCTCAGCCGATCTTGCGTTGCTTGGACGTGCTGATATATACTGAACTGGTTGCCTGAAATTTGGCCATCAAACGTTGAAGAGCCAACTATGAAGGGCACCCCGTCTACCGTAAATAAGGCGCAATGCACGCAACGTTTGCATTAACGAATaatcgttttgataataaagttttatcatttggcatgaacaactgaataataaacaaaagatttgacagatgttaccaaaacaaaatggatgcCATGGGGTGCCAAAATCTACACGcgtcaattgaaaaaccctttagatGAATTTCTGAATATACTACTTATACAACTTTAAGCCAGAAGACATTCTGGTAGTAGTGGATGCAAATGTGTGTGTATCTATTTGAcggaaataagaaataaaatttgcttATTTGAAATAAAGCAGGTTATAAAagatcaaataaatattaaaattacttaaagcatttatttaaagacttttaaaatggttttggcACTCTTTGGCACCCATGAAAATAAGATTGACACTGTTTGGTTCGTGCTTCAGCGCTGATTCCACTTTCAACCCCTAAAAGCAATAATACTGTATAGAAGTgccatcaaaaacaacaaatagtgCCCTGTAATCATTTGTAGTGACCACTCTAAACGgctatattttaataaaagaatatgCTTGCAGTTGCTAACGTCATCAAActgtttttgtgtgtgtgttttttgtatttaaaagtataaaccaacaaaaatcagTCTTATCCTGGAATTAATAAGGAAGCATTGTGTTTCGAACCTAAATAAATTTAGTTCTTGCGCAATTGGTACATCCAAATTCAGCATCAGTTGAGATGCATCCGTATTCTTTTACTTTACTGGGTTGTTCTATTTGTGGACTTTTTCctataaatttttccaaaagttgtgatgaaaataaaaataaacaattagcCTTTTAATTAGAAAGAAAAGTTGTTAGAAATGCGCGGGGAAGAAACTTATCGTCGAGTAACTCGGGAAAAACTAGTTGTTCGAGGAAATACAACAATAAGAACATTGGACTCAACAACATCATTTCTACCAACAATTGAGAGGTGAGTAAAGAACATAAAATGTAATGCAACATTATTTAAGAGTTCATTATTCAGGAATGCCTGCATACTTATAGGCTATAATCAATtttcaatgtgttttttttttgttgcgtcGTCAGTTAAAGGAGAGGGAAGTATTTCTACTAAGcaagtttttaataaacaaaaatgcgaTCTTTTATCAAACCAAAATGTCAAAGTTCACCCTTAATGAGACCTCTTAATTCAAGAAAGTGAATTAGTATAAGTGGTAGCTAGAAAATCAGATGAACTTTACCAAGTAACAAATATGCAAGGCAAGGAAATTATATATGACAGAtgaaatttgtcaaaaagtgaGCAGTTTAAACGTATGAAGTTAAATTGTTGAGTTTTAAAAAGCGAG
It encodes:
- the LOC129943165 gene encoding uncharacterized protein LOC129943165; translated protein: MKSQVVILSLICLRLGNVGTYPIENKFATELKNDLKNKIIEFDLLEKLLSFEKELKNVYALEDEYDISGENSPCINLGNDGCLNGYIIGSGGNKGFLGGAGSPGK